The genomic window TCGGCGCCAGGACAAACCCTGGCTGCCCATGACCTCTGCACGTCCCTGCCAGCAGAACAGCAGGAAACCTACATGCAGAAGGGTGTCGGGCACTACGGTATATTCAACGGTCGACGCTGGAGAGAACAGATCAAGCCGCGGATTGCGGATTTCATACGCCGGCATGCATCCGATTGAATTGCTGTCATGGCCGGGTTCGGTCATGCAAAGGGATTTCGGCCCTGGCGATCTTCCACCTCGATGAGCCAGCTGTCAGGGTCACGCTGTAGGGCCCGCTCCAGATAGCTTTCCGCCTCGTCCGAGGAAAGCGGTTCTGATCGTGGCACACTGGCCCAGGACAGTTCGCCCTGAAGGTTACGCTGGCGTGTCAGTACCCAGGCCCGGCCATCAAGCAGGTCGATCTTTATATAGACCTGCCCGTCCATTGCCTCGCCGCGATGGCGCAGCATGGCTGGTGTCCCATCCAGGTTGGCCTGACGTATTCCTGCGCCGACCCAGATATGCGTTGGCATGCGCACGTCGTCGTTCATGGAGCCCGGTTCCATTCCATCATCACATCAGGGTCCTCTTCCTGAGGCAGGTATTGTTGCCGCAGTGACTTGAACTCTTCCAGGGGCAGCAGTTGAAGCAGCGCCCACACAGCCATTGCGCGCACCAATGGAGAGGTATCCTCCAGGTGCTGTGCGGCATGGGGTGTCATATCGCTCCGACCAGAGTTTCCAACGGCGATCAACACGTTGCGCATAAAACGATTGCGCCCGGTGCGCTTGATGGGACTGCCTGAGAAGAATTCACGAAATGACGTATCATCGAGTGATGCAAGGTAGGCCAGCGAGGGACCTTTGAGGTCCTCGCGTGGGCGCAGCTTCTCTTCTTGTGTCTCTTGGGCAAACTTGTTCCACGGGCATATCGCCAGGCAATCGTCGCAGCCGTAGATGCGGTTGCCCATGGGCTTGCGCAGCTCTTCAGGGATGTGTCCCTTGTGCTCGATGGTCAGGTAGGAAATGCATCGCCGTGCGTCGAGTTGAAACGGCGCTGGAAAGGCATTCGTCGGGCAGATGTCCAGACAGGCCCGGCAACTGCCGCAATGCTCTTTTTCAGGCATATCTGACGACAGCTCCAACGTGGTGAACACCTCTCCCAGGAAGAACCAATTGCCGAGATCACGTGAAAGCAGGTTTGTGTGCTTGCCCTGCCATCCGATACCCGCGCTTTCAGCCAGCGGCTTTTCCATGACGGGTGCTGTGTCCACGAACACCTTCACGCCACAGTCCAGAGATTCATGCATCCAGCGCGCCAGCTGTTTCAGGCGTTTTTTCACCAGGTCATGATAGTCACGATGGCGCGCG from Fodinicurvata sediminis DSM 21159 includes these protein-coding regions:
- a CDS encoding DUF1491 family protein; protein product: MNDDVRMPTHIWVGAGIRQANLDGTPAMLRHRGEAMDGQVYIKIDLLDGRAWVLTRQRNLQGELSWASVPRSEPLSSDEAESYLERALQRDPDSWLIEVEDRQGRNPFA
- the queG gene encoding tRNA epoxyqueuosine(34) reductase QueG, with product MAIGIRVAAFPSMSFINPDHPRKDFGCPTKGWLPIVAVVNPDDIKPEIRKRALEIGFDAVGFAPADQPQEAGERLKAFVDAGYHGDMGWMPETYERRRHPQALWPEARSVIVLAQNYGPEDDPLEILEQTERGSISVYARHRDYHDLVKKRLKQLARWMHESLDCGVKVFVDTAPVMEKPLAESAGIGWQGKHTNLLSRDLGNWFFLGEVFTTLELSSDMPEKEHCGSCRACLDICPTNAFPAPFQLDARRCISYLTIEHKGHIPEELRKPMGNRIYGCDDCLAICPWNKFAQETQEEKLRPREDLKGPSLAYLASLDDTSFREFFSGSPIKRTGRNRFMRNVLIAVGNSGRSDMTPHAAQHLEDTSPLVRAMAVWALLQLLPLEEFKSLRQQYLPQEEDPDVMMEWNRAP